The window ccatccaaagttcctttgttcttctcttcccccgccacccccccctcattatatattgtcatgcacttatcagagaaaacattaggcctttggttttttgggcttggcctatttcacttagcatgatgttttccaacttcatccatttaccagcaaatgccataattttattcttctttaaggctgggtaatattccattgtgtatatataccacagtttctttgtctgttcatcaattgaagggcatctaggttggttctagcTATTaggaattgagctgctgtgaacattgatgtgactacatcactgaagtatgctgattttggctattctgggtcttttgttcttccagatgaatttcatgattgctttttctgtttctatgagacatgtcatagggattttaattggaattgcgttatatctgtatagcacctttggaagtatggtcattttgataatattctttctgcctattgaagaacatgggagatctttccatcttctaaggtcttcttcaattcctttctttaatgttctgtagttttcattttagagatctttcatctctttggttagattgattcccaagtattttatttttttttaaatttttttttagtctattgtgaacaaagttgttttcctcatttcccttttaggtGTTTCatcaattatatataaaaatgctttagattttatgtgtgttgattttatatcctgctattttgctgaattcatttattaggtctataagttttctggtagagttttttggatcctctaaatatagaatcacatcatcagcaaagagtgacagcttgagttcctcttttcctattcatatccctttaatttctttagtctgtctaattgctctggctagtatttcaaggacaatgttgaataaaagtggtgaaagagggcatccctgtcttgttccagtttttaaagggaattctttCACTTCTTCTCCATTAATAATAATgctggctgtgggcttagcataattagcctttacaatgttgaggtatgttcctattatccctattttttggagcatgaaggggtgttgtagtttgtcaaatgctttctctgtgtcaattgaaataaccatatgattcttaaccttcattgatgtgatgaattacatttattgatttctggatgttgaaccaaccttgcattctgaggatgaaccccacttgattgtggtgcactaccttcttaatatgtttttggataccgtttgccaggattttgttaagggtttttttttttttttttttttttttttttttttgtggtgctggggatcaaacccaggatcaaactgagctatctccccagtccttgttaagggtttttgcatctatatttatcaaagatattggtctaaaatttctttccttggtgtgcctttgtctggtttaggtatgagggtgatattaacttcatagaatgagttcagtagggatcccttcttttctatttcctggaatactttgagaagtattggaatgagttcttctttgaaggtctcgtagaactcagctgagaatccatctggtcctgggttttccttggttggtaggcttttgatggcttcttctatttcatagcttgatattgatctgtttgtgtatgtcctcctggttcagtttgggaggagcttatgtctctagaaatttgtcaatgtctttggtagtttctagtttgttggaatacagattctcaaagtagcttctcattatgttctgtatctcagtggtgtctgtcgtgatatttccttttgcatcacaaattttagtaatttgggtcttctctctccttctctttgttagtgtggctaagggtttgtctattttgtttactttctcaaagaaccaactttttgttttgtcaattttttgatttgttttattttgtttcaatttcattgatttcaactctgattttaattatttcttgtcttctactacttttgctgttattctgttcttctttttctagagctttgagttgtaatgttaggtcattgaGCCAGTTTTGAAAAAAGACGGGTGAATTACACAAATTAGGAAGGAAATATGAACTAAGATGTGTGACTCATGCACTTGTATATAGTAGTCCCCCCTTATATGTGATTTTGCTTTCTGTGCTTTTAGTAACCTATGGTCAACCACAGTTCACTGAAACccaaaaatattaatggaaaatgccagaaacaaataattcataagttttaaattgtatgtgTTTTTCCATATCATGATAAAATCTCATACTGTCATGCTCTGTACTGCTTGGGACATGAACCCCTTCAACATATCCACACTGTACATACTACCCGTCTCCATTAATACTTAATAGCTATCTCTTTATCATATTTATTGTTGTGATGCTAATATTCAAGTAATCCTTATTTTAGATAATTATGACCCCAAAGTAAAAAACTAGTGATACTGGCAATTATGATATGCTAAACAGAAACCATAAAGTACTTCCTTTGACAATATGGAAGTTcttaataaggaaagaagaaaacatctcCAAGGATACTAAGATCTATAATATAGTAagaaattttgagagagaaagagaccacattcaaataattttttaaaaaactttatttaaaaattattttatttttaaaaatttattatttttttcatttttacagactgccttttgattcattgtacacaaatggggtacaacttttcatttctatggtcatgCAAGGTGTAGATTCatacgatttgtgtaatcatacatgtacatagggtaatgatgtctgtctcattccaccatctttcatacccctgcccccacttccctctcatttccctttatgtaatctaaagttcctccgttctaggaaggaaggactgtatagagggaaaagaggggtggtgggaggggtggggggaaaggaaaaaaaataacagaatgaatcaaacaacattaccctatgtaaatttatgattacacaaatggtatgccttgactccatgtacaaacagagaaacaacatgtatcccatttgtttacaataaaaaaattaatttatgcaaAACATTTACAGGAGTTTGTGGGAAGTGTTCAATAAGCCTTGTCTATTCTCTTTGTTGTTTCATTCTCATTCTGTAAACTATGTATTGTGCACACGTGTGTGGGCATGCCTCACTATGCATGCCTATGTTTATTTGACAGGTAATTAATATCAGTATTTAATCATGTTATCTGCCCTCCTTCCATAACACTGAAGGTGCTAGAggacattttctaaaaaaataaataaataaataaagttcctctattcttctcttaccccccatcccccacccccattatatatcatcattcacttatcaggaaaaacattcggcctttggttttttgggattgacttatttcacttagcatgatattctccaattccatccatttatctgcaaatgtcataatattattcttctttaagactgaataacattccactgtgtatatataccacagtttctttaatcattcatctgttgaagggcatctaggttggttccacaatccagctactgtgaattgagctgctataaatattgacgtggctgctttactgtatgtagtatgctaactttaagtcctttgggtataaaccgagaagtgggataactgggtcaaaaggtgggtctattccaagttttctgagaaatctccacagtgctttccagagtggctgcaccaatttgcaactccaccagcaatgtatgagtatgcctttttccccacatccatgccaacattaatattgcttgtgttcttgataatagtcattctaattggagttagatgaaatcttagagttgttttaatttgcatttctctaattactagagatgttgaacactttttcatatatttatgaatcaactatatatcttcttctgtaaattttctaataatttaaatgttttttatttttacaggctgaattttgattcattgtgcacaaatggggtacaactttttgtttctatggttgtgtactatgtagattcacaccattcatataatcatacacgtacataggataatgacgtctgtctcaataaccatctttcatactcctgccCCCTCACCCTGTAATTTCCCTCTTTTTATTCACCATATTgttataatatttgttttattgttatctATCATTATTGATCTCTTACTGTATATTAATTTagtaattataaattaaactttatcatggatatacacaaatagaaaaaatagaatataaagagGTTGGTATTATATATGGTTTCAGGCATCTACTGTGAATTTGGAATGTATCCCCTTTGGATAAGTAGGGGGACTACTGGAATTATTATATATGCAGATACGCATATATTAAATGTTTACAGCAGTaatatatgttcatatacaagtgtgtgtgtacatataatagttatatatataacattttgtaTTGCTAGGGGTCTTACAAtgtcaaaatgtgttttttatataagacattaatattttaacttattattatacataattgCATGTGCTATCCTGTTAGATGATTGCCAACATAGCAGGTTTGTTGATGCCAGAACCTCCTCAAACAAGCAAATAGTACATAGTGTTTAATCACTCTAAAAGACctttattcattccatttttttaaaaccatggcCCTAAATATATGCAGAGATTCACTGACAGAGTATTCATAAGACACACCTGAGGAATAGGCCAGATTCAAGTATTCTTGTgaccagccctttttttttttttttttttttttgactttttctagttgatgtgttgcttttattttctccaggTTTTAAACTTCCCAGCTTCTCTGTCCAGCCATCTGGACCATCTTTGGCATTGATTTCAACTACTATAATCTCCTACCTTCAAGCTGCCTCTGAAATCTGGGAATACAAGGACTAAGTAAGAATTTTCTCCTAGTACTACCCAAAGTCCTCTTTCTGACCGAGATCCTAAGGTCTAAATCCTGAGTCTGACTTGTTAATTCTGCTTTgacattctttgttttcaggtATTTGACTTTGATTTTCTGGAGAATTTGTGACTATTCTGTTTCCTAAATCCTACCCTAGGGCTAGATGATGTctctaaagtttaaaaataaagtatctgTAGTCTGAGGGCCCCTTGCTGCCAATGCAGATCCTACTCTTTGGTTTGGTGTTATTATCAATTAATCTTTGTCTTTGGATGATCTAGCTATGTGGAAGGGAAACATCACTGATATTAGTGAATTCATCCTGGTGGGATTCCCTACTGCCCCTTGGCTGCAGATtttgctcttcttccttttcctcctcactTACCTCTTTGTACTGTTGGAGAATTTGATCATCATTCTCACTGTATGGGTCACTGGGTCTCTGCACAAGCCCATGTACTATTTTCTGGGCACCATGTCCTTTCTGGAGGCCTGGTATATATCTGTCACAGTCCCCAAGATGCTGGTTGGATTCCTACTTCACCCCAATACCATCTCCTTCTTGGGATGTATGACTCAGCTCTATTTCTTCATCTCACTTGCCTGCACTGAATGTGTGCTTTTGGCTGCCATGGCCTATGACCGTTACGTGGCCATTTGTTGGCCTCTTCGCTATCCAGTCATGATGACCACAGAGTTTTGTGTTCAACTGACCATTAGTTCCTGGGTGAGTGGCTTCACCATCTCCATGGCAAAGGTGTACTTTATCTCCCGAGTTGCATTCTGTGGCAATAATATCTTGAACCACTTTTTCTGTGATGTGTCGCCTATCCTCAAACTAGCCTGCATGGACTTATCTATGGCTGAGAGGGTAGACTTTGTGCTAGCCATCATCATCCTTGTGTTTCCTCTCTCCGCTACTGTCCTTTCTTATGCCTTCATTGTCTCTTCTGTCCTGCACATACCCTCGGCCACGGGGCAGCggaaggccttctccacctgtgcatcTCACCTTACAGTGGTGGTCATCTTCTACACCGCAGTGATCTTCATGTATGTCCGACCTCGGGCCATTGCTTCATTCAACTCTAACAAATTGATCTCAGCTATATACGCAGTCTTCACCCCCATGTTTAACCCTATCATCTACtgcctgaggaacaaggaggtcAAGGATGCCATCAGAAAAACCATCACAAGTGGCTGAGCCTTTGAGAGATTCTCTTTGCTGAAGAGAACATCATTCATCATTTGCTTTAACCACAAAAAGCACCTTCATTAGAGGAGAGTCTATGATTTTAAACACACTGTCTCAGAATAATGATTTAAACAGAGATCAAAGAAAATTCCTTTCTGTTAGGCCTTTGTTAAATGCTTCCTTTTATAAGGCAGTAGATGAAGTAGTTAAAACTCTGAGATATTTATTAGTAAAAGAGTTGTGATTTTATTGTTTATGAAGAACATGTTAAGAAGTAATAGATTATTATCTGTTTTCAGAATTTCATTGTTGAggttattccatttttaattatttatttaaaaaattctcttgcTCTTGGGAGAAGTGAAAAAAGAGTGCTTTAGTTGTATAAAATGTGATGGGTATggtctgttcatttctttgaaGAGGGCTGGGATCTGGCTACTTTTATAGTTAataatatgtcattttatttgtttttaaaatttaatcaaatgAATGGCAAGCTTTCTTTAGGTTCTATTTGAAATAGTATAAAGTAGGATATGCATTAATTGTCATGGCAtagagaaacaaatatatatatatatatatatatatacatatatttatcatgtgatatgtataaaattttatgctttaaatGCCTTTCTACTGTTGGAAGTTCTACATATAATATTTTGGATGGAATCAGGGCCAAACTTCAGGAAAACTAGTGACTGTTCATTAAATTCCATTCCTTTTCAAGTAAAGGAAGCAATGGTATGGACAAGAGACCAAATGCTTTTGCTTAGATGGTACTTGGCCTAGATATGAAGACTTTTTCCAAGTTTCCCACAATATCTACCTTTCTTTCAATTTTGAGAAGGTAGATGTGAGATCCTCAAAGTAGCATTGTTAGGTAGTAGCTAGCAATGAACAGTGAAATGTATGGGCAAGGTCTCAGGTTTATGTTAAGTTactcttaagatttttttaaagttactacCAAGGCAGATGAGTACATACTTGGTAGCAGATTACCTGTGGAAAAGCATTGGCACACAAACCTTaaggataaacaaaaataaaagaaataatgggGTTGGTGAGATAGGTGGAGGGTGGCGTGGAGGGGGGATACCTCAAGAAAGAAGGATTTATAGGACTGATTCTTGACAGGAAGCCTAAAGGTCAAGATAAAACTAGAAGTTATGGTGCCAAGTATCTCCTACTAGCTGAGTAGGGGCTGTTCTTTAGTGGCACAGGCACACTAAGGTAACTTTTGAATGGCTACTGAACCCAAtgcccacattaacatgggattgacttgtagatgaaacTCCGCTaaataggatggccaccatgacCATTCTGGAGAGGACCAAAAGAAGGCCAAAAACTCCACTGCTCAACATGAAGGAGGATTTGAATATCTACTTGGCAAAGAATACAGAAGGTGGTCTCCAGTTCTCCTGGCAAACGTCgaaaagtaataaatttggagacagcatTGTCTCCTGTGTCATTCTCTTTTTGGGGATGACCCTCTCTCTTGTGAGAGTGTTCTCTGCTTGAGCCTtactttgcttttgctttatGTTCACCTCACTTCCATTGTACTGtcacttataataaagttctcttgcatggattttggtgtctgactttaaattttcttttgtcagaacacaagaaccaaggtttggaatttcagctccctgctttcctgtgacagtATATACTTTCATTTAGTCATTATAAAATGGTAGAAGAGAGATGTATTTTGTCTGCGTCAGTAGGAAAACTGAATAAATCAATTAATGAAATATGATCTACTAAAGTTTTAAGAATGATAAACTTACTATTTTACtccaccactttggaaaacatgtctgatgttttaattagtttaaatgtttaaaagtttaATTGACTTACACACcgtctatgtttaatttttactttatttacctTGTTGTTACATGTCCTtcccattttgtatttgttttcatacAATGTCAGAtaagattgttttattttacatttatatagaTTATGATGCTTTGCAAACCATGGTAATTTccaacttatttatattttttagctTCTTCCGACCTTCACTGTTTCAAACTACACTTAAGATCTAGTAATATTTGCTTTCTATATACAGTTGCTCCAAAGTTGGGTGTATTcatattttagttgttttcttttttcatttgttttagatatgcatgacagtagagcacattttgacatatacatacatggagtacaacccattccaattaggatcccattcttgtggttgtacataaaaAGAAGTTACACAGGTATGCTTTCTTATTGAATGGACACCTTTAACATCATATAATAACTCTgtgtgccattttacatttttgtttaaagGGTTATTTTGTTAAATAGTGAAGTAGTTGATAGTTAAATGGTTAATTAGTTACCCCTGCTatattttggtttcaattttCATGGAATATGTTTTTCTATTCCTTCACTTTCAATCAATGTGTGTCCTTAAAATCGAAGTGAGTTAGTTATAGTCAGGTTAAATGGTaaggtcttgttttgttttgatcatttAGTACTCTGTGTCTTTTCATTGAGGAATTTAATCTATTTACACTGAAAATGATTCTTAATAGATGAGGACTTTCTTGTgtcatttgtacatttttctgGTTGTTCTACAGATCCTTATTTTTCTGCTGACTTCCATTGTCATTtgacaataataatattttcaataagttATTTTCACAATAACTTATGTTTGTTTCATTGATATCTTATGGTGTTCTTTAGTctctatttattttggttctgatctttatcatttcttttttctacttgattttgggtttgtcttgtttttgttttctaagaacCTGAGATGgatcattaatttattaatttgagaTCTATATTTTTCTGACATAGAAACTCACAGgtataaatttccctcttatAACTACTTTTGCTACATCCCAAAGATTCTGGTaggttgtatttcttttttcgtTTGATTCTAGGTGTTTCTAAATTTATCCCTTTGTTTCTTCAATAcctacttatttttcaaaagtatatttttccATGTCCAggtgtttgtataatttctgcagtttctctttctgtatatttctagtttcattttgttatggtttgataaattataagaaattatttcaggTTCTTTTGGCATTTGTTAATATTCACCTTTTGGTcttaaatgtgatatatttttgAGAACGTTCTGGATgctgatgaaaagaatgtgtattctgaaACTGTTACAATATTACACAGAAGTCTATTAAAtccatttgattaaaaaatgtaatttaacaaatgtaatttgtttctttgttgatttaaaaatttttttttttggtctgatgatctatctattggtgagagTTGGGTAATGCACTCACTCACTATTATTATATTGGTGTCTATCTCTCCCTTTATGTCCTGTGGTggttgttttataaaattgggcaCTCTGACATTTGAGGAGTTAGATGTGATGGTGCACAcatataatctcagctacttgggagactgagtccaGAGGACTGCAGGTTCAAGTCCAACCTGgaaaacttagtaagaccctgtttcaaatttaaaaaacaaaacaaaaccaaaacaaaaaacacaaagaattggCTGGGGGGAGGTGTATCTCAGAGAGGGGTAGGAgatgaaagagagggaggaaagaaatccAATTAAAGGATTTAAGAATACCAAAattagatgaaattaaaaaaaaaaaagatagtaagagaaatagaaaaaaaatgaaaataatgagacATTTCTCATTGCTAAAGTGTTAGAGACACTTCTTTCCAGGACTTCTAATTTCAAAATCCACCAGGTATTGGTGTGGTGGATAGACTGCCTAACAGCTCCAATCAGGTGTATTTGCTCTTGGCCCCACTCAAACCTGTTAGGGCAGTTTGCAGGCTGAGTCCTGCCCATTTACTCACCAGGGCTGGTTAAGGCAATGTGTTCACAGCAGGGAAATGTTCACTCCAGAAGCCTCTGAATACACACCCAAGGATGTGGGGACAGTCTGAGCTGCTCATAAGCCCCCTCACTGGTCCCTCTCACCAGCTGAATATATGCACCATCCCAGTGGGCTCCTACTCACTCCAGAGAGCTTTAGTCTGTGTGCCCAAGTGTGTGGCAAATGGCAAATGTTGAAGCCACAGCTGCATTTCCTCTGAATGCCTTGAGAATGAAGGAAGCAAGTAAACCAAGGGGATCTGTGCTAGGGGAAGGAGACTCTTGGAACCCAGCAATCTGCCAACCTTCCTTAGGGTTCTCTCAAACTTAGCCCTTATGGGAATAAACACAGGGATGGTCTTGCCCTTCATAACAGATGGCAGGAACACAGGCCCCTCGGCCCTCCACAACTCATGCTCCCTTCTGCTTAAGTCTCTCAAAAAATCTGTGACTGACCTTCCTACTCTCCACAAATGTCATATGGTCACTGTTGAGAGCaaggtggtatctgtgctgctaactgtctcaaggacaaacaggactgctgggcccctgtgcttaccaaggttgttaagagatatttgtccgaggaatgtgcagttgcctggagaccttatccgtcaaggacgagagcagggcctagccccgactcagctcctgaatagttcaccccttccctcctcccttcttcctctaggaccgtccagttctggccggacccaatgaaaatcaaatagattgaccggacccaaccaggggaggtttagctgttcgaatgttagccaattagaagaacactgtaaaactgcttgcttttccttataaaaaccctgctgacgagggctcgggacctctctcctagcgtcgttgattaaggacgcagaggaccgggttcgaactcgctaataaatgactctttgctgcttgcattgatcgtggtctctggtggtccttgtggggtctcaagcctttgggcacaacagtcaCCTCCCACCACTCACTGCAAAATGAATCCGAGTCCCCAAACTATGGTTGCTCCATATTTCCTGAACCTCAGAATTGCCTATTAATAAGATCTTTCTCAAGATGGCCCACGGCACTGTAACTGTTTGCCAAATGATGCATTGGATTGCTTATCTAGAGCTAACTTGTCATGTAAGCTTTCAGGGGCTGCTTTCAGACCTAATCCCCATGCTGGATTTGAAATGTGTGAGAACCATGGGTTTCTTCTGCATTAGGGCTACCAGCTGGCACTCTCCTTCACCTTCTGTTTGTGCTGTCCTGTTTCCCCTTCCCTACCAGGGAGCCTGGGTTGCATTTTTGCATTGCCTGcacttttctctgtttcctttctgcttctAGGTACTGGTTAGCTTTCCTACCACTTATATCTCTAAGATAAATGCCAAGAATAAAGAAGATTTTCCCACATATATCAACAGATATATGTTCCCTGATCTCTTCTCAGGCGTAGACGCCTCAGCTAGGAAAGAAGGGAACACATTTTATTGTGTACCCCCAGAATAGACAATATATTCACTTGCCATGAgtttttatgtcatttatttttatttattggtactgggattgaacccaggggtgcttaaacactgagtcacatcctcgatccgttttttttttttttaaatttgtttactttttattttgacacaggatcttgctacattgcttagggttttgctaaattgctgaggctggattgaacttgcaatcctcctgcctcagcttcccaaatcacaaggattacaggcatgcacccctgtgcccagcttttattttaattttgtataatttatttgtgtgcattattttattcataatactCATCATATTTTGGATAAGAAGAACAAGTTGAGCATTCCTAACCTGAAAACctaaaatttatcaaaatctgaaactttttgagggCTGACACAATAGTTCAAGTGGAAAATAGCACACCTGACCTCCTCTGATGGATTGTACTAAAAATGAaggtaaatgtaaaatattacacAAAGTTATCATCAGTCTATGTATTTAAGGTATCtgtgaaatataaatgaactttGGATTCAAATTGGGTCCTATAGGGGTTTTTTCCTGGTGTTTTGGTACTAAGGGAATACAGCATACTGAAAGTAATAGGGTTATTCACagttgaaattatatatatacatatgtagatatatatattccaaagtcCAAAAAAAAGTTCCAAATCTGTAAAAtttctggttccaagcatttcagataaaggtAGTCAACCTGTACAACAAATGCAACATGATGGTAAAAATATAAGTAGGAACAGGAAAACACTGATATCAGGAAATAATTCTAAGAGGAGTTCAGAGGACTTTTTGAAAGTAAGAACAATTGCCTATTCTCCCACCGTCATTTTTATTCCCATATATGCCTTATTTCCCTTACCAATTcctctctgttcctttttatcactttattcttttttcttttcttagaggTAAGTTCAGCCTTGTGGAATAAAAGAAATTGGTTTGACTGTATTAAATGTTCCAGAGGTTGAGATCAGATTCCCATCAACTATCTATGAATGAAATTACCTTGGAATGAGGTCTCTAGAC of the Sciurus carolinensis chromosome 11, mSciCar1.2, whole genome shotgun sequence genome contains:
- the LOC124958361 gene encoding olfactory receptor 6; the protein is MWKGNITDISEFILVGFPTAPWLQILLFFLFLLTYLFVLLENLIIILTVWVTGSLHKPMYYFLGTMSFLEAWYISVTVPKMLVGFLLHPNTISFLGCMTQLYFFISLACTECVLLAAMAYDRYVAICWPLRYPVMMTTEFCVQLTISSWVSGFTISMAKVYFISRVAFCGNNILNHFFCDVSPILKLACMDLSMAERVDFVLAIIILVFPLSATVLSYAFIVSSVLHIPSATGQRKAFSTCASHLTVVVIFYTAVIFMYVRPRAIASFNSNKLISAIYAVFTPMFNPIIYCLRNKEVKDAIRKTITSG